A portion of the Gemmatimonadota bacterium genome contains these proteins:
- a CDS encoding lysylphosphatidylglycerol synthase transmembrane domain-containing protein, whose product MGIAISAALLWWVLRDVDLGDVVSEMGRADPLWLILATFVATTTMVVRAFRWKPILAPVVATRFGSRFSSVMIGFMANNLIPARVGEFVRAYALARQEPVGMPGAFGSLVVARIFDGLTVVGLLAVAVAWPSFPEVGDAGSLVSRMATLGLVAPLALVAVLVAMVRSPVRAVAWAERLARATLPRSFCRPIVDALEAFLSGLKVLKNPRLLVEISAWSIGLWLYNSLGFWLAFKAFGIDVPFIGAMFLQSIISLVVAVPSAPGFFGLYQWAATVGLEGVWGVDPTPAAAFAIGFHLAGFIPVTLIGLWYASRIGLSWGEVGGSEDIVETAVEDDVALRGGPAADRDPRG is encoded by the coding sequence GTGGGCATCGCGATCAGCGCGGCGCTGCTGTGGTGGGTTCTGCGCGACGTGGACCTGGGCGACGTCGTCTCGGAAATGGGCCGAGCGGACCCGCTCTGGCTGATCCTCGCCACCTTCGTCGCGACGACCACGATGGTCGTGCGAGCGTTCCGCTGGAAGCCGATCCTGGCACCCGTCGTGGCCACCCGTTTCGGTTCGCGGTTCTCGTCGGTGATGATCGGCTTCATGGCCAACAACCTCATTCCGGCGCGCGTGGGCGAGTTCGTTCGGGCGTACGCCCTGGCGCGTCAGGAGCCGGTGGGGATGCCGGGGGCGTTCGGGTCACTCGTCGTGGCGCGCATCTTCGACGGCCTCACGGTGGTCGGTCTGCTCGCGGTAGCGGTGGCCTGGCCCAGCTTCCCCGAGGTAGGCGACGCCGGCAGCCTCGTCAGCCGGATGGCCACCCTGGGCCTGGTGGCTCCGTTGGCGCTCGTGGCCGTGCTCGTCGCCATGGTGCGGAGCCCGGTCCGCGCGGTGGCGTGGGCCGAGCGGCTCGCCAGAGCGACCCTGCCCCGGTCCTTCTGCCGCCCCATCGTCGACGCCCTCGAGGCGTTTCTATCCGGGCTCAAGGTGCTGAAGAACCCGCGCCTCCTGGTGGAGATCAGCGCGTGGTCGATCGGCCTCTGGCTGTATAATTCGCTGGGCTTCTGGCTCGCTTTCAAGGCGTTCGGGATCGACGTTCCGTTCATAGGCGCCATGTTTCTCCAGTCGATCATCTCGCTCGTCGTCGCGGTGCCGTCGGCGCCCGGATTCTTCGGGCTCTACCAGTGGGCCGCGACCGTGGGCCTGGAGGGCGTCTGGGGCGTCGACCCCACGCCGGCCGCGGCGTTCGCAATCGGCTTCCACCTGGCCGGCTTCATCCCGGTGACGTTGATAGGACTCTGGTACGCGTCGCGGATCGGGCTTTCGTGGGGTGAGGTGGGCGGCAGCGAGGACATCGTGGAGACCGCGGTGGAGGACGACGTCGCGCTGCGCGGCGGCCCGGCGGCCGACCGCGACCCCCGCGGCTGA
- a CDS encoding pyridoxine 5'-phosphate synthase — translation MMRLHINVDHVATVRQARRTDEPDPVRAAVLAELGGADGITVHLREDRRHIQDRDVRLLAATIRTGLNLELAAASDVVAVAEEVRPMEATLVPEKRAEVTTEGGLALRDPDSRGRVDQALIRLRGADVPVSLFIDPAPEDVRIAADLGANAVELHTGEYANAWPRRHGAGVAEWSAELERLEAAVELGMDLGLRVHAGHGLTYENVGPVAALEGVEELNIGHSVVSRSVLVGMERAVREMKRLLREARS, via the coding sequence ATGATGCGCCTTCACATCAACGTCGACCATGTGGCCACCGTTAGGCAGGCTCGCCGCACGGACGAGCCCGATCCGGTGCGCGCCGCCGTCCTCGCGGAGCTGGGCGGCGCCGATGGGATCACGGTGCACCTGCGCGAAGACCGGCGGCACATCCAGGACCGCGACGTGCGCCTGCTGGCCGCCACGATACGCACCGGCCTGAACCTCGAGCTGGCCGCCGCGAGCGACGTGGTGGCCGTCGCCGAAGAGGTGCGGCCGATGGAGGCCACGCTCGTGCCGGAGAAGCGCGCAGAAGTCACCACCGAGGGCGGGCTTGCGCTGCGCGACCCCGACTCCCGCGGCCGCGTCGATCAGGCGTTGATTCGTCTGCGCGGGGCGGACGTTCCCGTGTCGCTCTTCATCGATCCCGCTCCAGAGGACGTCCGCATCGCGGCCGACCTCGGCGCCAACGCGGTGGAGCTGCACACCGGCGAATATGCCAACGCGTGGCCGCGCCGCCACGGCGCCGGCGTGGCCGAGTGGAGCGCCGAGCTCGAGCGGCTCGAGGCGGCGGTGGAGCTCGGGATGGACCTCGGCCTGCGGGTCCACGCGGGGCACGGCCTGACGTACGAGAACGTCGGCCCGGTGGCCGCCCTGGAAGGCGTCGAGGAGCTGAACATCGGCCACAGCGTCGTCTCGCGGTCGGTGCTGGTCGGCATGGAGCGCGCGGTGCGCGAGATGAAGCGCCTTCTGCGAGAGGCGCGCTCGTGA